One segment of Salvia splendens isolate huo1 chromosome 20, SspV2, whole genome shotgun sequence DNA contains the following:
- the LOC121781058 gene encoding uncharacterized protein LOC121781058 gives MEIPEINMLCDFEAGIKCLQNPSTISSFFSFPGFWKYGALIFAIFATFSSLIRRIKLIFIRFHTVKPCFIQTEDEFDFSDDEDDVVSVASSDDEQEGEEDRDQRRVDEDFSVRGSILSFRTGQLRQRNRRSSCGGAWSEFASGENVVKLWDSLGFNLDLDEDLFNYDSNSVVSTWNRDREERSGDFSGEMWPAPAVLLTAEGNAKGDGVILGGYDRRMRSGLPALVAEWKLPEATGGGGLSTGGVVSKVYVRDDVSGVVTVGDVRNVRRPLDSVRESDGETWWDADAVIVENE, from the coding sequence aTGGAAATTCCAGAGATAAACATGTTGTGCGATTTCGAAGCAGGAATCAAATGCCTGCAAAATCCGTCAACAATCTCGAGTTTCTTCTCGTTTCCAGGCTTCTGGAAATACGGCGCTTTGATTTTCGCAATTTTCGCTACTTTCAGCAGTTTAATTAGAAGAATTAAGCTGATTTTCATCCGTTTCCACACTGTAAAACCGTGTTTTATCCAAACCGAAGACGAATTCGATTTCAGCGACGACGAAGACGACGTCGTATCGGTTGCGTCTTCGGATGACGAACAGGAAGGGGAGGAGGATCGAGATCAACGCCGCGTTGATGAGGATTTCTCCGTGAGAGGCTCGATTCTCAGCTTCAGAACCGGTCAATTGAGGCAGCGCAATCGCCGCAGCAGCTGCGGCGGCGCATGGTCGGAATTCGCCTCCGGTGAAAACGTCGTCAAGCTGTGGGATAGCTTAGGGTTTAACTTAGATCTCGATGAGGATCTGTTCAATTACGATTCGAATAGCGTAGTTTCGACTTGGAATCGCGATCGCGAGGAGAGATCTGGCGATTTCTCCGGCGAGATGTGGCCGGCGCCGGCGGTTTTGCTGACGGCGGAGGGAAACGCGAAGGGAGACGGCGTGATTTTAGGCGGATACGATAGGAGGATGAGGAGCGGCTTGCCGGCGCTGGTGGCGGAGTGGAAGCTTCCGGAGGCGACAGGCGGCGGCGGATTGTCGACCGGCGGCGTTGTTAGCAAGGTGTATGTGAGAGATGACGTCAGCGGGGTGGTGACGGTTGGCGATGTGAGGAATGTTAGGAGGCCGTTAGATAGTGTGAGAGAGTCTGACGGCGAGACGTGGTGGGACGCTGACGCCGTTATAGTGGAGAATGAGTGA
- the LOC121781056 gene encoding homocysteine S-methyltransferase 1-like has translation MGREREGDLRVDALRDFIMRAGGCAVVDGGFATQLEKHGASINDPLWSALCLIKSPDLIKKVHLEYLEAGADVIVTSSYQATLPGFQSRGLSMEEAESLLKTSVRIAVEARDKFWTSAKRRAGNNYNRALVAASIGSYGAYLADGSEYSGNYGPDVSLEKLKDFHRRRLQVLVEAGPDLLAFETIPNKLEAQACAELLDEEGVSIPSWICFSSVNGENAPSGESFEECLNVINKSSRVGAVGINCAPPHFVLSLIQRFKLHTDKAIVVYPNSGEIWDGIAKKWLPSQCFDDDKFEVFTTRWRDAGASLIGGCCRTSPCTVRAISKVLKKEKS, from the exons AtggggagagagagggagggagatcTGAGAGTGGATGCGCTGCGCGATTTTATAATGCGGGCGGGGGGATGCGCCGTCGTGGACGGCGGCTTCGCCACGCAGCTGGAGAAGCACGGCGCCTCCATTAACGATCCTCTTTGGAGCGCGCTCTGCCTCATTAAGAGCCCTGATTTGATCAAAAAG GTGCATCTCGAGTATCTGGAAGCTGGCGCGGATGTTATAGTAACTTCGTCTTATCAG GCGACTTTACCAGGATTCCAGTCGAGGGGATTGTCCATGGAAGAAGCTGAGTCACTTCTTAAAACGAGTGTAAGGATTGCAGTTGAGGCTCGTGATAAGTTTTGGACCTCAGCTAAGAGGAGAGCTGGAAATAACTACAACAGAGCTCTTGTTGCTGCTTCAATTGGAAGCTATGGTGCTTATCTTGCTGATGGCTCTGAATACAG TGGGAACTATGGCCCTGATGTTAGTTTGGAGAAGCTGAAGGACTTCCATAGACGTCGTCTGCAGGTTCTTGTCGAAGCAGGTCCTGATTTGCTTGCTTTTGAGACTATTCCTAACAAACTAGAGGCTCAG GCATGTGCAGAGTTGCTTGATGAAGAGGGCGTTTCGATCCCATCTTGGATCTGTTTCAGCTCCGTTAATGGGGAGAATGCGCCCTCGGGAGAGAGCTTTGAGGAGTGCCTCAACGTGATCAACAAGAGCAGCAGAGTCGGTGCTGTTGGCATAAACTGTGCTCCTCCTCATTTTGTTCTCAGCCTCATCCAGAGATTCAAACTG CATACTGATAAGGCCATAGTTGTCTACCCCAACAGTGGTGAGATATGGGATGGCATTGCCAAAAAATGGCTG CCATCGCAATGCTTTGATGATGACAAGTTTGAGGTGTTCACGACGAGGTGGCGTGATGCTGGAGCGTCGTTGATCGGAGGCTGCTGCCGGACTTCTCCTTGCACAGTTCGAGCAATTTCTAAAGTGTTGAAGAAGGAGAAGAGCTGA
- the LOC121781147 gene encoding endonuclease 2-like isoform X1, whose amino-acid sequence MKLQRNQKMELYQIHILAFAALICCTSTAHGWGIHGHLITCRIAQPRLSKAAAEAVSQLLPAYADNDLGSLCSWADRVKFRYHWSSALHYIDTPDQLCSYQYTRDCKDEDGIKDRCVAGAIYNYTNQLITYNNANSQYNLTEALLFLAHFIGDIHQPLHVGFTSDRGGNTIDVHWYTRKTVLHHVWDDNIIETAEERFFDSNVEELINTLQTNITTVWASQAKAWEACTKTACPDAYSSEGIKAACDWAYKGVSNGSVLQDDYFLSRYPVVNMRLAQGGVRLAATLNRIFG is encoded by the exons atgaaattacaaagaaaCCAAAAAATGGAGTTGTACCAAATCCACATCCTAGCATTTGCAGCTTTGATATGTTGTACTTCCACAGCCCATGGCTGGGGAATTCATGGCCATCTCATCACTTGTAGAATTGCTCAG CCGAGGTTGAGCAAGGCGGCCGCAGAGGCTGTGTCCCAACTCCTGCCTGCGTACGCGGATAATGATCTTGGTAGCTTGTGCTCGTGGGCCGACCGTGTTAAGTTCCGTTACCACTGGTCGTCGGCCCTTCACTACATCGACACTCCGGATCAACTCTGCTCCTATCAATACACTA GGGATTGCAAAGATGAAGATGGGATAAAAGACAGATGTGTAGCTGGAGCTATCTACAATTACACTAATCAGCTCATCACATACAACAATGCCAATTCTCAAT ATAATCTCACTGAAGCACTTCTCTTCTTAGCACATTTCATTGGAGACATCCATCAG CCTCTACACGTGGGATTCACTTCAGACAGAGGAGGAAACACAATTGATGTGCATTGGTACACTAGAAAAACAGTTCTTCATCAT GTGTGGGACGACAACATTATCGAAACAGCAGAAGAAAGGTTCTTCGATTCCAACGTAGAAGAACTCATTAACACACTCCAAACGAACATAACG ACCGTGTGGGCGAGCCAAGCAAAGGCGTGGGAGGCCTGCACCAAGACGGCCTGTCCAGACGC ATATTCATCCGAAGGGATCAAAGCAGCGTGCGACTGGGCTTACAAAGGCGTTAGCAACGGCTCTGTTCTTCAAG ATGACTACTTCCTATCGCGTTATCCGGTGGTGAACATGAGGCTAGCTCAAGGCGGAGTTCGTTTAGCAGCGACTCTCAACCGGATATTTGGATAA
- the LOC121781147 gene encoding endonuclease 2-like isoform X2 — translation MKLQRNQKMELYQIHILAFAALICCTSTAHGWGIHGHLITCRIAQPRLSKAAAEAVSQLLPAYADNDLGSLCSWADRVKFRYHWSSALHYIDTPDQLCSYQYTRDCKDEDGIKDRCVAGAIYNYTNQLITYNNANSQSHFIGDIHQPLHVGFTSDRGGNTIDVHWYTRKTVLHHVWDDNIIETAEERFFDSNVEELINTLQTNITTVWASQAKAWEACTKTACPDAYSSEGIKAACDWAYKGVSNGSVLQDDYFLSRYPVVNMRLAQGGVRLAATLNRIFG, via the exons atgaaattacaaagaaaCCAAAAAATGGAGTTGTACCAAATCCACATCCTAGCATTTGCAGCTTTGATATGTTGTACTTCCACAGCCCATGGCTGGGGAATTCATGGCCATCTCATCACTTGTAGAATTGCTCAG CCGAGGTTGAGCAAGGCGGCCGCAGAGGCTGTGTCCCAACTCCTGCCTGCGTACGCGGATAATGATCTTGGTAGCTTGTGCTCGTGGGCCGACCGTGTTAAGTTCCGTTACCACTGGTCGTCGGCCCTTCACTACATCGACACTCCGGATCAACTCTGCTCCTATCAATACACTA GGGATTGCAAAGATGAAGATGGGATAAAAGACAGATGTGTAGCTGGAGCTATCTACAATTACACTAATCAGCTCATCACATACAACAATGCCAATTCTCAAT CACATTTCATTGGAGACATCCATCAG CCTCTACACGTGGGATTCACTTCAGACAGAGGAGGAAACACAATTGATGTGCATTGGTACACTAGAAAAACAGTTCTTCATCAT GTGTGGGACGACAACATTATCGAAACAGCAGAAGAAAGGTTCTTCGATTCCAACGTAGAAGAACTCATTAACACACTCCAAACGAACATAACG ACCGTGTGGGCGAGCCAAGCAAAGGCGTGGGAGGCCTGCACCAAGACGGCCTGTCCAGACGC ATATTCATCCGAAGGGATCAAAGCAGCGTGCGACTGGGCTTACAAAGGCGTTAGCAACGGCTCTGTTCTTCAAG ATGACTACTTCCTATCGCGTTATCCGGTGGTGAACATGAGGCTAGCTCAAGGCGGAGTTCGTTTAGCAGCGACTCTCAACCGGATATTTGGATAA